The Mytilus trossulus isolate FHL-02 chromosome 3, PNRI_Mtr1.1.1.hap1, whole genome shotgun sequence genome contains a region encoding:
- the LOC134710253 gene encoding tRNA (adenine(58)-N(1))-methyltransferase non-catalytic subunit TRM6-like translates to MACAEHISSTKLLSENDQVILRKGKCCQVFQIKKKRFVWLDKVKFTLDGVIGHRYGTTFRVTNGEMVKVNKKELDEAFQSTEQGKDNRGLHDLDSNQKLSRDDIELMKKTGMEGEKIIGQLIENSTTFKDKTEYAQEKWIKKKKKKHLQIFTVLKPTARLLCELYHGKAPQKICHIRIDTLAQILTYSNVRANCNMAVVDTTNGLVVGAVLERLGGHGKVIHFHTGEMTRPALEAMDFPQNFLDNLYSFPLNQTNQIENPDSPYDEQSESRNKNESKTDQTQNDRGKETENKNKNDTESMDQSENEVKTETNETKEKECEDMSKSTDNVETKETDKTTGKPEGNQGKRKHRDRETREHSRNLRNKRIRDAKQLLLQKNMDGLIVACKYHPTPIVLALLDYIAPCRPIVLYSQHKEPLMDCYAFMRERGGIVNFRLTETWLREYQVLPMRTHPHIGMSGGGGYLLTALTLMKPT, encoded by the exons atggcaTGTGCAGAACATATTTCATCAACAAAATTGTTGTCTGAAAATGATCAGGTGATACTGAGGAAAGGAAAATGTTGTCAAGtatttcagattaaaaaaaagag ATTTGTTTGGTTAGATAAAGTGAAATTTACATTAGATGGAGTTATTGGACATCGTTATGGGACAACTTTCAGAGTCACAAATGGAGAGATGGTAAAGGTCAACAAAAAGGAACTAGATGAAGCTTTCCAGT CAACAGAACAGGGAAAAGATAACAGAGGATTACATGATTTAGATTCTAATCAGAAACTGTCACGTGATGACATTGAACTAATGAAAAAGACCGGTATGGAAGGGGAG aaaatcattGGTCAGCTGATAGAAAACAGTACAACATTTAAAGACAAAACAGAATACGCACAGGAAAAATGGAtcaagaagaagaagaaaaa acatttacagatttttacagttttaaaacCAACAGCCAGATTATTGTGTGAATTGTACCATGGAAAAGCTCCCCAGAAAATCTG CCACATAAGAATTGACACATTAGCCCAGATTTTGACCTACAGTAATGTTCGGGCCAATTGTAACATGGCTGTTGTTGATACCACTAATGGACTTGTAGTTGGAGCAGTCTTAGAAAGACTTGGAG gaCATGGAAAGGTTATACATTTTCACACAGGAGAAATGACCAG ACCTGCATTAGAAGCTATGGATTTTCCTCAAAACTTTTTGGACAACCTCTATAGTTTTCCTCTGAATCAAACCAATCAGATAGAGAATCCAGACTCACCCTATGATGAACAAAGTGAAAgtagaaataaaaatgaaagtaaaacagATCAGACTCAAAATGATAGAGGAAAGgaaactgaaaacaaaaataaaaatgatacagAAAGTATGGATCAGAGTGAGAATGAGgttaaaacagaaacaaatgagaCAAAAGAGAAAGAATGTGAAGATATGAGTAAAAGTACAGATAATGTAGAAACAAAGGAGACAGATAAAACAACAGGGAAACCAGAAGGAAACCAGGGGAAAAGAAAGCACAGAGATAGG GAAACAAGAGAACACAGTAGAAATCTGAGAAACAAAAGAATAAGAGATGCTAAACAGTTGTTGTTACAGAAAAACATGGATgg aTTAATAGTTGCCTGTAAATATCATCCAACACCGATAGTACTGGCTCTATTAGACTATATAGCTCCCTGCAGACCAATAGTATTGTATAGTCAACACAAAGAG CCATTAATGGATTGTTATGCTTTCATGAGAGAAAGAGGAGGAATTGTAAACTTTAGACTAACTGAGACATGGCTAAGAGAGTATCAG GTATTACCAATGAGGACACACCCACATATAGGGATGAGTGGAGGAGGAGGATATCTGTTGACAGCTCTCACTCTTATGAAACCTACTTGA